The DNA region gcgcaagggggaagggaatcccttttcctagccaggggaactgagacacacaacacctggaaaatcggttaattcccaccccaatactgcgctttaagcaaacgggcacaccaggagattatacccacacctggccgggagggtcccacggccatggagcctccctcattgctagcacagcagcctgcaatctaaccgaaacggcagcagcgaggctaggggaggggcgcccgccattgctgaggcttaagtaggtaaacaaagccgctgggaagctcgaactgggtggagctcacagtagctcaaggaaacctgcctgtctctgtagactccacctctggggacagggcacagctaaaaaacaacaggggaagcagcagaggcctgtgcagacccgaacgactctgtctgacagctttgaagagagcagtggatctcccaacacagaggttgagatctgagaacggacagactgcctgctcaagtgggtccctgacccctgagtagcctaactgggagacatcacccactaggggcagtgtgacaccccacacctcacagggtggagtacacccctgagaggaagcttccaaagtaagaatcagacaggtacactcgctgttcagcagtattctatcttctgcaacctctgctgctgatacccaggcaaacggggtctggagtggacctcaggcaatctccaacagacctacagctgagggtcctgactattagaaggaaaactatcaaacaggaagaacacctataccaaaaccccatcagtacgtcaccatcatcaaagaccaaagacagataaaaccacgaagatggggaagaagcagggtagaaaagctggaaattcaagaaataagagcgcatctccccctgcaaaggagcacagctcatcgccagcaatggatcaaagctggtcagagaatgactttgacaaaatgagagaagaaggcttcagtccatcaaacttctcagagctaaaggaggaattacgtacccagcgcaaagaaactaaaaatcttgaaaaaagagtggaagaattgatagctagaataattaatgcagagaaggtcataaatgaaatgacagagatggaaaccatgacatgagaaatacatgacaaatccacaagcttcagtaaccgactcgatcaactggaagaaagagtatcagcgattgaggatcaaatgaatgaaatgaagcgagaagagaaaccaaaagaaaaaagaagaaaaagaaatgaacaaagcctgcaagaagtatgggattatgtaaaaagaccaaatctatgtctgattggggtgcctgaaagtgagggagaaaatggaaccaggttggaaaacactcttcaggatatcatccaggagaacttccccaacctagtagggcaggccaacattcaaattcaggaaatacagagaacaccacaaagatactcctcgagaagagtaactccaagacacataattgccagattcaccaaagttgaaatgaaggaaaaaatcttaagggcagccagagagaaaggtcgggttacccacaaagggaagcccatcagactaacagcagacctctcagcagaaactctacaagccagaagagagtggaggccaatattcaacattcttaaagaaaagaattttaaacccagaatttcatatccagccaaactaagtttcatcagtgaaggagaaataaaatcctttacagataagcaaatgcttagagattttgtcaccaccaggcctgccttacaagagaccctgaaggaaaccctaaacatggaaaggaacaaccggtaccagccattgcaaaaacatgccaaaatgtaaagaccatcgaggctaggaagaaactgcatcaactaacgagcaaaataaccagttaatatcataatggcaggatcaagttcacacataacaatattaaccttaaatgttaaaggactaaatgctccaattaaaagacacagactggcaaactggataaagagtcaagacccatcagtctgctgtattcaggagacccatctcacatgcagagacatacataggctcaaaataaagggatggaggaagatctaccaagcaaatggagaacaaaaaaaagcaggggttgcaatcctagtctctgataaaatagactttaaaccatcaaagatcaaaagagacaaagaaggccattacataatggtaaagggatcaattcaacaggaagagctaactctcctaaatatatatgcacccaatacaggagcacccaaattcataaagcaagtccttagagacttacaaagagacttagactcccatacaataataatgggagacttcaacactccactgtcaacattagacagatcaacgagacagaaagttaacaaggatatccaggaattgaactcatctctgcaccaagcggacctaatagacatctatagaactctccaccccaaatcaacagaatatacattcttctcagcaccacattgcacttattccaaaattgaccacataattggaagtaaagcactcctcagcaaatgtaaaagaacagaaattataacaaactgtctctcagaccacagtgcaatcaaactagaactcaggactaagaaactcaatcaaaaccgctcaactacatggaaactgaacaacctgctcctgaatgactactgggtacataacgaaatgaaggcagaaataaagatgttctttgaaaccaatgagaacaaagatacaacataccagaatctctgggacacatttaaagcagtgtgtagagggaaatttatagcactaaatgcccacaagagaaagctggaaagatctaaaattgacactctaacatcacaattaaaagaactggagaagcaagagcaaacacattcaaaagctagcagaaggcaagaaataactaagatcagagcagaactgaaggagatagagacacaaaaaaccctccaaaaaaatcaatgaatccaggagttttttgaaaaaatcaacaaaattgacagaccgctagcaagactaataaagaagaaaaaagaatcaaatagatgcaataaaaaatgataaaggggatatcaccaccgaccccacagaaatacaaactaccatcagagaatactataaacacctctacgcaaatcaactagaaaatctagaagaaatggataatttcctggacacttacactctcccaagactaaaccaggaagaagttgaatccctgaatagaccaatagcaggctctgaaattgaggcaataattaatagcctaccaaccaaaaaaagtccaggaccagatggattcacagctgaattctaccagaggtacaagcaggagctggtaccattccttctgaaactattccaatcaattgaaaaagagggaatcctccctaactcattttatgaggccaacatcatcctgataccaaagcctggcagagacacaacaaaaaaagaaaattttagaccaatatccctgatgaacatcgatgcaaaaatcctcaataaaatactggcaaagcggattcagcagcacatcaaaaagcttatccaccatgatcaagtgggcttcatccctgggatgcaaggctggttcaacattcgcaaatcaataaacgtaatccagcatataaacagaaccaaagacaagaaccacatgattatctcaatagatgcagaaaaggcttttgacaaaattcaacagcccttcatgctaaaaacgctcaataaattcggtattgatggaacgtacctcaaaacaaatataatattttttaacaatCAAGAATGTTCAAGTAAAATGAGATGATTTAAGAATAGCAAGTTTAATGTCACTGGACAATAACTTGTTGAAGATATTGTAGAACTTTTTAGGACAAAGTTGCCTCAGATGCCCTTTAAGTTTTCTTCTAACCTGACTTTCTGTGGGTTTgaaaaactttaattttctgGATGGATCcactgaagaaatagaaattgaCTGAATAGACAGGAAATTAGATTCCTACcgctgaaaaagaaaattgagagttGAGAAGCTTTCAGTCATTTTACCAGTGATCTAAAATAGAAGTCAAGGACCTATGCTTAATTCAATTGTGTCTAATGTCTTGATTCACTACCAAATTGAAATCCTTTTGGCAAAAATGTAGTCCTTGAAACTCAGAGGAATATTCAAAGTTTGAGATACACTAGATATGTAgaatgaaatgattaaataatggTGTAACACTTGGAGTTAGTATAAATCAAGACTTAGACTTCTTCAATGGGACTAAGAAAAATAACTGGGAAAAGTAATTAAAGATTACAAAAAGATAGCTTCTCAATCAAGGGAAGATGGATGGAGTATTCCAGCTAAAATTGAATAACCATTCAGTATGGTTCTGCAAAGGGAATTAAGTGTGGTGTAGGGAAGAGTCTCAGCTAAAACAGAGGTAGGTTTATAGAGAATTCAAAATTGGAGCAATGAAAGCATTTAAAGAATAATGAATGATATGGAGTAGGAAAAAAATACTCGAAGTTCAAATTTCTTACATATTTGAATGAAGTAATTACCAATTGTTCTACAAGCAGTGTAATGTAAGTAAACTTTGTCATGTAATTATCTGTATTTATATGTTAAACAGTCTGAGTGTCACTTAAATTTGTTTATaggtaattttataaattaaaaagtaattaccATTCTGTCAAATATTTTATGAGGGAGGGTGTCAGATGTTATATCTTTAATATAAGTATGTAATTAAATCTTTTAATATACTTCAGTAACtaacttttttacattttactgaTAGTCAAGAACTTGAGTTATCTCTAATCCCCAACCTGCATCACATCTTACTTCGTTTCTGTTCACCCTTTCCCAACCCTATGTTCTTAACaaacatttaatgagcacctactagATAGGTAGTGGTAGGCACTGTCTTAGGACCTTGAATCTGGCATTACTACTTTtgccattttagagataaggaagaTAAAACTCAGGATGCTTAAGAGTCCTATTAAAAGATCATAAAGCTGCAAGtgattaaacaaaaaatatagcACATCATTGATTCTAAAACCTGCTATACTTTTTCCtattataccacattttcctgaCTAATTCTTGAATCTTTAAATGTGCGATTTTATGCAATTGTCTAAGGATCCACAGAAATGTTAATGAGTGAAAAAATGCCCCCAAAAATGAAAGCCTAAATTGTTACACACAGGTCATTACAGTCCAGAGAGCCCAGAGCCTTCCTTCCTGGATATGATGAGGCCCTCAGGGCCCTGAGATTACTTTAAAAAGACCAGGTTCTTTTCAGAAGTTAAGAGACTCCACAAAGGAGAGTAATGctacatatttatttcttctcagaGATGTACATTTGACCCAAAGTACAGCAAAATAGAAAGCTCGCAATACCATTTTTTTCATAGTGATAAATTTTTTATGACAATCATGGCAAATAACAACTCCGTTTTGTTTTCAACAATCACAGATTTTAATTGTCTAAAAAttgtataataattttgaaaagcctgagttgttcaatttttaaaataccagagGGGAATCAAGCTCCTATCAGGGTCCTAAAAGACTacctcacaagaaaaaaaatgtaagacaTTAAGGATGTTGTAAAGAAATTAGACAAATGAAAGGAACAATGGGATGATAGGCATTGAACAACAGGATGATAGTTATGAAAATCTTCATTATTCTGCCTTAAGATATCTGTCAGTCTTCAGTGTTATCAGTAATGAAGGGAGGAGGGGGTAATGCAGGGCAATTCTAAAGCATTTCTCCTTGTCTACATAGTGTGCTCTattctatttttgtattatacCTCAATAACATTATTACTTATCTAACCAGATATAGTTATGCTCTTTGTACAGTAGTCAATAGTTTGAAAGTTTACtgtctgggcaaaagagcagTAGAGCGAGGAGAGAACATTAGAGTGTTTGTGGTAAAAAGAGTTTCTACTGGTGCCAAGAGCCTATTTCAATGGATATTACTCTTTGGAGTTctttaataacttaaaatataattaaatagcCCACCttgtaacaatttgaaaaatTACTAGAAGAAGTGGAACAATTCACCTTACTATTGTAAGCTTCTCCTTTTATCAtagatttttccctttttgtttgtCTCCCACCTCTGAACTATGAAAGATCTTGATTAGGCATTGTGGTGTTTGGGTTCCTTCCCAAGCCCAGTATTGATATTACAGGAATCAGTTTTCTAAAACTACACAGATAATGATAACtagacaaagaaaaacacaccAAGAAAGCATAGGTTATGACAGAAGTCTGTATTGGATATATGAAAATGCAGGCTATAGCGTTTACCATGGCTTACCTTTGGGGCAGCTGCAACCCACGCTTAAGGGAGAAGCTTCCCcaattctgatttatttatttagtaaatcaATGAGCACCTCTGCGCTCAAAGAATGAGGTATTAAATAGATATGGTGCCTGAcctcatgaaaaacaaaagaaatatttagactGGGAAGGAACGTGAAGAGGACAAATACTCATGGATTTAGAAACCAGGGACCAAGGATGTTAAGGGAGTAAAAAGAGCTTTGCTACTAAGCTCAACAGCAAGTCAAGTTATTCCATTCCACTTACATTTGAAAATTACTCTTAGATGGACAAAAACCACTATGCATTTGTAAAGTGTACTTACCAACAAcctagaaatgttaaaaaattataagaaaccaGAATTTTCTTATATGGAACAGAAAAGATGAAGATAATTATTAACATAATAAGGTTACCTTGATTCATGAGAAAAATGAGTAgcgaataaaaataaagaagcaacTACAAGAACCAGAAAAATTCACAGCCAGATTTGCAAATGGAAATATGTTTAGAAAAAGTGTCTTAGCTCTGAGACTTATCACAATCAAGATCATagcatttatttcacttatttgtcTAATTTTCTGTCTCCCTTAACTATATTGTAAGCTTCCGAGGGGAAGCTTTTGCTGGTagcatttttgctttgtttttgctttacattttttgtttcccTCTGGTATGGCTCCAGCACCTGGAAATTCGCATGATGTATGGCATATGCTAAAGAAAACTATGTGTtaattaaaagaatgaataaatgaaaaactaataataataacagcttcTGGCAGGTCACTTTTCCCAGGTAGAGAGTCTGAGGAAATGGCCTCCCTTAAAGAGGAAATTCTGTGTGCACCACGTTAAAAAATTCAGAGATATAAATTGGTTGTTTTAACTTGAAACTAGAGGACTAGCCACAAAATAATACACCAGAGGACAGTGCTTCAACTGAATTACACAGACATGAAATAGATCTTCGGTGAAGCTGGGCAGTATTCAGAGATAAGCTGAGTGTTTCATATACGTCTTTTTGATAGATCAAATACATGTTTTGGCGTCCACTTTTTTGCAGTATTATTAATAATCTACTCTTCAAATGGCTGGAAAAAAATGTTGAGTATAAAAGACTTTGGGAAAACCTGTAAGAATCAGTTGGAGAAGGGAATGGGAAACGTTTGTTATTCTTTTGGATGCTGCTTAAATGTAACAtggcaaacaacaacaaataatcaTTTTCCcgtaagattttttttcaaaatatttaaaataggttACACAAATTATGAATTATGTATCACGGACCTACTTGTTCCATAACAGTGTAGACATCAAAACATTTATATtacataaagtaaaaacaaaggaaaactaaGTAGCTTTAGGGAAAGACTGATTGATCAGAATAATTTGTGTCCAATTGTATATTACACTGATATTCAAAACTTggtaataacaacaaaaatgggTAGAGATAAATATAGACTCCCCTTAAGTTGTCTTGGCCAGTTTTAACAGTTTGTGTTCTTTGATTTAGAAGATACCTTCAAAGTTGAAATAACTTTGAGAAAAGTaactcaagtttttttttgtttgtttttcgtttgttttgagatggagtctcgctctgtcaccaggctgaagtgaaatggcatgatctcagctcactgcaacctccgcttccggggtgtaagcaattctcctgccttagcctcttgagtagctaggactacaggcacatgtcactatgcccagctaatttttgtatttctagtagaaacagggttttaccatgttggccaggatggtctcaatatcttgacctcttgatccacctacatcggcctcccaaagtgctgggattacaggcgtgagccaccgcaccctgcctaaCTCAAGTTTTATTAATCTTCTTTTCctcaatttttcaaataattgacTGGATTCTCAGTTAAGTATGCCTCTCTTCTTAGGAACAGAATTTAGCTGGGAAAATAGGTCAGGAAGAGCAAACAAGAGACAGGAAGGAGCATTGTGTAAAAGAGACTAAAATCATAAAGACTAGAATTATAGGGACCTTGAGGATGATTTCATTCAATCCAAACTTTTAAATATGAGAATACTGAAGTCAGAAGAAGTAATGTCATTTACCAAAGGGACCACATTTAATAAAGTCAGAAGCAGACTGTGAACGAATCACTCTTGACCCCTCACACGAAGTTTTTTCTACTTCACTCTTATCACAGATATTGGGAGTCGAAAACTTCCTTAAGCTGAGTGTCatctctgtgtttttttgtttttgttttttttttttttcagagatgtgtGGCCCACTAAGTATTGCCTGCAATGGACATCCCAAATCAGATCACAGTGACTGAGTTTACCCTGACGGCCTTTCCTGTTCTTCAAAAGCTTCAAATTTCCCTTTTTGTGGTCCTCTTCTTTACTTACATGCTTACTCTAACAGGAAATGTTGCCATCATTTCCCTGATATGAGCGAATCATTGCCTCCAAACCCCAATGTACTTCTTCCTCAGTAATTTGTCATTTTTGGACATTTTTTTCACCACCTCAGTTACCCCAAAGCTATTAGCCTGTCTCCTGCAGGACAAGAAGACCATATCTTTTGCTGGGTGCATCACCcaaacttatttcttcttttcttggggACAGTGGAGTTTATCCTCATGGCAGTGATGTCCTCTGACCACTACGTGACCATCTGTGACCCCTGCACTACACCATCATCATGAACAGGAGGGCCTGTCTCCTACTAGTTCTGGGCTGCTGGGTTGGAGCCTTCCTGTCTGTGCTGTGCCCAACCATTGTGGTGTCCAGATTGCCTTTCTGTTACAAGGAAATTAGTCACTTCTTCTGTGACATCACCCCTCTGTCACTCCTTCTGTGACATCGCCCCTCTGCTACACGTGTCCTGTATAGACACTCATTTCATCGAGATGATAAACTTCCTCTTATTTTCCCTCATCCTCCTGACCTCACTGGTGCTCACCACTGTGTCCTACATCTACATCATTTCTACCATCCTGCACATCCCCTCAGCCAAAGGACATCGGAAGGCCTTTTCCACCTGCGCTTCCCACATCACCGTCATTTCCATTGCATATGGGAGCAACATCTTCATGTATGTGAGGCCCAGCCAGAGTCACTCACTCGATTTTGACAAGGTGACAGCTGTCCTTACCACAATGCTGACCCCTCTTCTGAATCCCTTCATTTAtagtcaaagaaatgaaaaggtaaaGGAAGTCTTGAAAGAAGCAGTCAGCTAAATTATGTCCTCATGGCACAGGAGAACTTAAAACTTTAACCAAGCTTTTTTGCTCAGAATGGTTATTTTCATCTCTACTTCAGTGTAGAGAAAGACAGATTTAGACACCAGAAAATCAAAGGCATATGGGAAGGTATGAATAGGCTCAGTGCCGCACCAGAGGCAAAGTATTATAGTCACAGTTTAGAAGAGACAATTCCGCTACAGAGAAAGTAACATTCCCTGAACTCTATTATTGAACCACTGCACATTCACAATATCATGgattaatgaaaaatacaaaactaaaactaaaaaaactaaattttgagCCTgactttatcacttttttttttaatcaagcgGCACTTAGCCTGTCTGActatttgttttctcatctgtgaagtggggacaTTGTGCTTTTTCTTTCGTTGTTGTAGGCTTAGCCAAGATGGTCTAAGAAATGGaacatataattaaaaacaaactcttCTACTGGATCTTTTCAGTTGTTGCAAGGCTTCAACCTTGAGAgttaaatattacataataataataataacataatccAGGGTTTGCACAGTATACTTAAATATTCATGcatgtatttcatttattcttcttaaTAACCTTAGAAAGCTagtatcattatctccattttacagatgagaaaactgaggtttacaAAGGTTAAGCATCTTGCCCCAAACTACACCATTGGTGAGTGGCAGAAATTTAGAATATGGGAACTTCAGACTCCTTTAGCACCTCACTATGTTATAAAGTGTGGACGGAAAACTTAACAGGGGAAACCAAACTAGCCTGGAAGCTGCCTTCTTTTTCTAAAGCCAGAAGCCAACAGTTACACAGAACCGCAGATCAAGGCAGGCCAGAAGTGGGCTACAATTAGAATGGACTGAAAGGCAATTGGTTTGAAAGGAAAACTATTTATTCAGAAGCCGTAACTGACCATGAGTCTAGACTTATCATCTACAGCAACTGGCCAATGTGGCCATCATATACAGAAGAGTATCTTAGCATTCATTTGgttgaggaaaaaaatatcagaaaacgAATCAAGCTTGCTTAAGTAAACTATGTGCTTATCATAATAATCAAAAGTGCCATATGGAACCCCAGAAGATAAGAAACATCAAGACCTGCTAAGTGACAAAAAGAAGGAACTAGAAATTTGTAAGGAGCCAGGGTAGGTATTCTCCTCTCTTTAAGTCTCTGATTTATCTTTAGGTCTCTCTGGAGTTGTATTACTCTGTATTCTTTTTCTCCATGTACtttgtggtaggctgaataatggccccTAAAGATATCCAGATTCTGACCTCTGGAAACCGTGAATGTTATTTTATGTGGCAAAGAAatttttgtagatgtgattaagttaaagttCTTGAGATGGGGGATTATCCTGAATTACCCAGGTAGGCCCTATGTGTAATCCCAAATGTCATCATAAGAGCTAGGCAAAACGAGATTTTACTACAAAAATG from Rhinopithecus roxellana isolate Shanxi Qingling chromosome 15, ASM756505v1, whole genome shotgun sequence includes:
- the LOC104656772 gene encoding LOW QUALITY PROTEIN: olfactory receptor 6M1 (The sequence of the model RefSeq protein was modified relative to this genomic sequence to represent the inferred CDS: inserted 2 bases in 2 codons; deleted 1 base in 1 codon; substituted 2 bases at 2 genomic stop codons) — encoded protein: MDIPNQITVTEFTLTAFPVLQKLQISLFVVLFFTYMLTLTGNVAIISLIXANHCLQTPMYFFLSNLSFLDIFFTTSVTPKLLACLLQDKKTISFAGCITQTYFFXFLGTVEFILMAVMSSDHYVTICDPXHYTIIMNRRACLLLVLGCWVGAFLSVLCPTIVVSRLPFCYKEISHFSVTSPLCHSFCDIAPLLHVSCIDTHFIEMINFLLFSLILLTSLVLTTVSYIYIISTILHIPSAKGHRKAFSTCASHITVISIAYGSNIFMYVRPSQSHSLDFDKVTAVLTTMLTPLLNPFIYSQRNEKVKEVLKEAVSXIMSSWHRRT